The segment GTAGTGGTTTTGCCACATCACTTCAAACGCACCCAGGCTGCCGCCGAGGGCTTTACCCATATGGCTGAGCAGCCCAGTGAGCGCCTCAAACGAAGGGCAGGCCACCATCGCCGTTTGTTCGCTGGGGGTGGGTGGCTGCAAGCGCAGTACCGCGCGGGTCACAATCCCCAACGTGCCTTCGCTGCCGATAAACAGCTGCTTTAAATCGAAACCTGCGTTGTTTTTGAGCATACGGTTCATGGAGCTGACCACCCGGCCGTCGGCCATGACGGCTTCCAGGCCGAGCACCTGCTGGCGCATCATACCGTAGCGGATCACCCGCACGCCGCCGGCGTTGGTGGCGATATTGCCGCCAATGGTGCAACTGCCCCGAGCACCCAGGTCGAGCGGGAACTGTAGGCCAACCTCTTTCGCGGCTTCCTGCACCCGCTGCAGCGGCGCCCCCGCCTGCACGGTGAGGGTGCCGCCGACTTGATCTATTTCTTCGATCGCGGTTAGCCGTTCCAGGGAAATCACCAGCTCATCCGGACTAGCTTCTGCACCGTGCACCAACCCGGTTAATCCGCCGTGGGTGACCACCGGCTGCTGCACGGCGTAGCAAGCCTGCATCACAGCGGCGACCTGATCAGTATCCGCTGGGCGAACGATCGCTCCAGCTTGGCAGGGCGCGCCGGTCATCCAATCCACGCGGCGGCTGCGCACATCGTCACCGGTCAATACATTGGGTGGGCCCACAATAGCGCGCAGTGCCTCCAGGGTTATTTGCATGTGTTTTCCTTAGCCTATCTTGTCCATTCGGTAAATCACGCTGTCGCTGCCACGGGCGCTTCGCGGCCGGGAATCGCCTTGAGCAGGTCCTGGGTATACGTCTCTTTTGGAGCGAGGAAAATTTGCTCGGCGCTGCCTTGTTCGACAATGCGGCCATGCTGCATCACCACGATGCGGTCACAAATATGCGCGGCGACACGCAGGTCGTGGGTGATGAACAGCAGCGAAAGCGACAGCCGCTGTTTTAGCTCCTCCAGTAGTTCCAGTACCTGGGCCTGAATCGACACATCCAACGCTGAAACAGCTTCATCTGCAACGATCAGCTCGGGGTTGAGCGCCAGCGCCCGGGCAATGCCGATACGCTGACGCTGGCCGCCGGAAAATTCGTGGGGGAAACGCTCCACGGCGCTGGCGCCCAAGCCCACCATATCCAGCAGCTCACCTGCCTGTTTAAGCGCCGCTGCTTTGGGCGTGCCGTTGGCAATTGGCCCCTGGGCTATCGCCATGCCCACTTTGGTGCGTGGGTTGAGCGAGGCGTAAGGGTCCTGGAATATCATCTGCACCCGGTGGCGTTCCCGGCGTAGCGCATCGCCTTTTAGCTGGGAAAGATTCACCCCATCCAGCAGCAGCTCGCCGCTGTCCGGGTGCTCCAAGCGCACCACGCAGCGTCCGAGGGTGGACTTGCCCGAGCCGGATTCGCCTACGATGCCCACGGTTTCTCCACGCGCCAGGGTGAGCGAAACATCGTTAAGCGCATGCACTTCGCGAGCAGGTTTGAGCCAGCCGCCCCGAGAGCGAAAGACCTTATTGAGCTGCTTGATTTCCAACAGCGGGGCGACTTGGCTGGTCTCCCTGTGGGGCGGCACCGCATTACTGGGAATCGCGGCAATCAGCGCTTGGGTATAGGCGTCTTGCGGGTTCTCAAGCACCGGCTTGGCGTCACCCAGCTCGACGATCTTGCCGTGGCGCATGACGCAGACGCGGGTGGCAATTTCGGCTACCACGCCAAAGTCGTGGGTGATAAACATCACCGACATGCCGCGCCGCTGCTGAAGGTCCCGAATAAGCTCCAGAATCTGCGCCTGTGTCGTTACATCCAGCGCCGTAGTGGGCTCGTCGGCAATCAACAAAATGGGCTCTAACGCTAGCGCCATGGCGATCATGACCCGCTGGCGCTGGCCACCGGAAAGCTCAAACGGATAGGCGCGAATGGCCTTTTCAGGCTGGGGAATGCCCACTTCGATCAGCAGTTCCAGGGCGCGGGCCTGGCGCTCTTTGGCGTTGAACTGGCCGTGGGCCTCGAACACCTCGGCAATTTGCGCGCCTACCCGCATCAGCGGATTGAGGGCGGTCATCGGCTCCTGAAAGATCATGCCAATTTTTAGCCCGCGCAGGGCGCGGTGCTGTTTTTCCGACAGGGCAAGTAGATCCTGCCCTTCAAAGAGTATCTCGCCATGGGTGGCGTTCACGCCCTTGGGCAGCAGCCCCATCACGGCGTTGGCGGCCATCGATTTGCCGGAACCGGACTCGCCCACCACGCACATGATCTCCCCGCGCTTAACCTCGTAGCTAACGTCCTCCACCGCCAGGGCGCGATCCGCCCCTTTAGGAAGCGCAATGTTCAGGTCGCGAATGCTGAGGACGGTGTCAGCCGATTGATTCTCTGTAATAGGCATATAAAGTCCTTAGCGCTCACGGGATAGTTTGGGGTTCAAGGCATCGTCTAGCCCTTCACCCACCAGGTTTAACGCCAGTACGGTGAGCAGAATCGCCACGCCAGGGAAGAAGCTTAGCCACCACGCCTGGCGAATCACCGTGCGCGCTGCGCCGATCATATAGCCCCAGGACATCACGTTAGGATCGCCCAAACCCAGAAACGACAGCGCCGATTCCAGCAAAATCGCGGTGGCGACCATCAGCGAGGCCAGTACGATAATCGGCGACAGCGTATTGGGCAGAATCTGACGCAGAATGATCGTGGTGTTGGACTGGCCGACCAGACGCGCCGCTTCCACATATTCACGGTTGCGCAGCGACATAAATTCGGCGCGCACTAAACGGGCTACCGGCGGCCAACTGACAATCGCAATCGCCAGTACAATCGAAGTGATACTGGGCTGCATAATCGCCACCAGCACGATCGCCAGGGCAAAATTGGGGATGGTCTGGAAGAACTCGGTAAAGCGCATCAGTACGTCATCAATGATGCCGCCGTAGTAGCCTGCAATCGCCCCCAAGGGAACGCCAATCAGCAGGGCCACGCTGGTGGAGACCAGCCCGATCAACAGCGATACCCAGGCGCCGTGCATCAAGCCGGATGCCACGTTGCGGCCCATGGTGTCGGTGCCCAGGGGGAAGCCATCCTGGGAGAGCGGTGGCAAAAACGGCCGCTGAACCATGCGCCAGGGCGACTCAGGAAATAGCAGTGGGGCCAGTATCGCCATGGCGATAATCACCAGCAGGATGATCAGGCCGACGAGGGCACCACGGTTTTGCGCGAAGCGTGCGAAAAAGCTCATGCGGCCCCCTTCTTGATACGTGGATCAGCCAGACTGTAGACCAAATCGGTGATGATGTTGAAGACAATCACCAAGGCCGCCGAGAAGAAGAAAATACCCAGCAGCAGGTTGTAGTCACGTTGCTCAAGGGCTTCAAACATCAAGCGGCCGATGCCCGGCCAGGCAAACACGGTTTCGGTCAGAATGGCCCCGCCGACCATCTGCCCCGCTTGCAGACCTGCCAGGGTAATAATTGGCAGTAGCGCGTTACGCAGCACATGACGACGCTGGATAATGCTGGGCTTCAAGCCTTTGGCGCGGGCGGTTTTGACGTAATCCTGCTGGGCGGCATCCAGCATTGAAGTACGCGTCATACGGGTGTAAATCGCCATAAAGAACAGCGCCAGCGTGGTTGCCGGGAGCACCAGGTGTTGGGCAACATCGAGCATCAGCGCAAACCCGGTGTGATCGGCCCCGACGGTATAAAGCCCGTAGGCGGGCAGCCAGCCCAGGTAGACCGAGAACACCACCACCGACATCAGCGCCACCCAGAACAGCGGGGTAGCGTAGAACACCAGTGCCAGCGCCATAATGATTGAGCCGGAAGGTTTTTTAACCCGGGCTGCGGCCATGGAACCCGCCACGATGCCCAGTACCAGCGAAAGCACAAAAGCGGTGCCGGTGAGCAGTAGAGTGGCTGGCAAGCGATCCATGATCAGATCAAACACTGGGACGCCCAGCCGGTAGGAGTAGCCAAAATCGAGCATGGCAATACCCGATACATAGCGCCACAGCTGCACGTACATTGGCTGATCAAGGCCGAATCGCTCGCGCAACTGGTTGAGGAACTCCTGATCGGCAGCGCCCGCTTGCCCAGCCAAAATAGCCGCCGGGTCGCCGGGGGCCATTTGAATCAGAAGAAAATTGAAAATAACGATCAAAAACAGAACGATAACGGCTTTAAAAAGCCGCATGGCAATTAACCGAGCGTAAACCATAGACACCTTCCTGATGTAGCTGAAACACCCAGGCGGTGTCGACCGCCTGGGTATGGCTAAGCCCTAGCGGTCTAGCCAGGCATCTTTAAAGCCGTCGTTAACCCCTACGCCGGAGGTGACTAGGTTTTGCACATCGCAGCGGTAGAGCGTCGGGAAGCCCAGCTCCATCAGCCAGCCAACGGGCACGTCTTCGTGCAGGATTTCCTGCACTTCACCATAGAGTTTTTCGCGCTCTGCATCGGGGAATGCCGTGGCGGCTTCGTTAAACAGCTCGTCGACACGCTCGTTTTCGTAGCCTTCCACGTTATTCCAGGGCGAGCCCTTGGCAATATTGTCGGAAAGGTAGGTGCGTGAAATACCCAGCGCCGGGTCGCCGTACTGGTAAAGGTAAGTAAAGGCGAGGTCGTAATCCCAATCGCCCAGGCGCTGGTTCCAGCCGCCCACGTCGGTGGCCTGGGTTTCTACGTTAATGCCCACTTCGCGCAGGTTTTGCTGCACGGCTTCGGCCCAGCGCGTCCAGGTTTCCCCATAGGGCAGCGGCAGAATGGTGATCTCTTCACCGTCGTAGCCCATTTCATCCAGCAACTCGCGGGCGCGGTCTGGATTGTAATCGTAGGGCTCCAGATCATCGTTCTGGAAACGCGCATTGGAGCCAAAGGCGGAGAGCGGGACATTGCCCAGGCCGTTCCAGAGTACATTTTTGGCGAACTCGCGGTCCATGGCGTACATCACCGCCTGACGGAAACGTTTATCCGCCGTGGGGCCTTCGCGGTTGTTCATCCACAGCATGGCGAAGGGGCTGAAGTACTCATGGCCCTCTTCAGTCATACAAACGTTATCCATCTCGGCCAGGCGGGGAATATCGAAGTTTTCGACGGTACCGCTGGGCAATACATCAATGGTGCCGTTCTCGAACGCCACTGCGCGGGAGGCACCGTCGGGGATGACGTGCCAGTTAACACCGTCCAGATAGGGCAGGCCGTCTTCGTAGTACTCCTCGTTCTTGACCAGCTCGATGACGGTGCCGCGTTCCCAGTTGTCGAACTTGAACGGGCCGGTGCCAATAGGGTGGTCGTTGTGCTCGTTATTGCGGAAATCGGTACCCGCATACAGGTGCTCAGGCACCATGGTGAAGGTGCCCGCTTCAAAGGAGAGCAGGAAAGGACCGAAGGGCTGCTTCAGGGTAAACACCACAGTATGGTCATCGGTGGCTTCGATACTTTCCACGTGCTGCAGCACCGCCCGGGCGCTGGGGTTCAACTCGCGGTGGAACACATCGGCGGAGAACACCACATCGTCGGCGGTAAAGGGCTCGCCATCGTGCCAGGTAACGCCTTCACGCAGATGGAAGGTGTAGGTACGGCCATCGTCACTAACGTCCCACGACTCTGCAAGTTGTGGCATGGGTTCAAGGTCGGTGGTATAGCGCAACAGGCCTTCGTAAATATTGCCCGCTACAGTGCGGGTGGGTGCGTTCTGAACCATGCCCAGCACCAGGCCGGGCGGTTCCGGCTGGATAATGGTGTTAACCACTCCACCCTCTTTGGGGTCATCGGCCAGGGCGGCGGAGGTAAAAGCGAGTGCTGCAGCGGAAATAGCCAACGCTAAAGGTTTCTTCATGTTTCCTGCTCCTCGGTTATTAGCACGTAATGAGGTTACGTCGTCGTTAGGCGAGCGAGGCGTGATGCGTCAGGCCCTGTTGTGAGGTTTTTTAGAGGCCTACTTTGACCATAGCAGCACACGGTAAAACTGTCGACAGTCGGCAATCGTTCGTCGACAAGTGAGTATTTTTGGTCATACTGGGAAGAACACGTCATACCCCATGAGTGAATGCGATGGCCTTACCAACGGCGGCTCCCAGGGCCTTTATCCAGCAGCAAAATCTCGTTGAGCAAGTGGCTGACTTCTTAACCCAAGCGATTATTCAGCAACACTTTTTACCCGGCGAACGGCTTTCTGAAGTGCAGCTCTCCCGCGACTTGGGTGTGAGCCGGGCACCGGTTCGCGAGGCCGCTCGTTTGTTGGAAAGCCGCGGTTTATTGATCTCAAAACCGCGCCGGGGCTTCTTTGTAAGAGCGTTGAATGCCGTTGAACTCGAAGACGTATTTGATTTGCGGCTGTGCCTGGAACGTCACGCGATTCAGCGCCTGGCCGAGCGCTATACGCCCGATGCCCAGCGCGCGCTCAAGCAGCAGGTAGAGGTGCTATGTGAGGCGGCAGCCAGTAACGATGGCACCCGTCGCATTGAAGAAGATCTGCAGTTTCACCGCCTCATGCTGCATTACGCGGGTAACGAGCGGCTGTTGCGTGCCTTTGACGACCTGACCCATGAGCTGCGCCTGTGCATCACCCTCATTACCAAAACCCACGAAGCCCCCGATACCATCGCCACCAGCCACTTTAAGCTGCTTGACGCGCTGGATAGTGGTAGCCCTGACGCTTGCCGTGAGGCGATTGACTACCACATAGGCGTAGCCCGCAAATTCGTGGTGAAGGGTGTAGGCGAAACCGGAGATGGTTCTGATGAAGGATAGTTCTGATGAATAGAGTACCGATGAAGACGTTCTTCCACGCTGACCAACTGCTTCATCAGCCGCAAACCTACTTCTCACGCGGGAAGATGCGCATTCCCCAGGAAGTGCCTGAGCGCGCCACTCAGCTGCTAGCGGCCGCCAAGCGGCTTGGTTTCGATGTGCAGGCACCCATCGAGTATGGCGTGGCGCCGCTAAGGGCGGTGCATTCGCTGGCTTATCTGCGCTTTCTGGAAAGTGCCCATCGGCGCTGGCATGCCCTTGGGGAAGATTGGGGGGAAGAGGTTATCTCCAATATCTTCGTACGTTCGCCCAACGCCCTGCGCGGCATATTGGCGGAAGCCGGGCGCTACCTGGCCGACGGTAGTGCGCCCGTGGGCCAGAATACCTGGCAAGCCGCTTATTGGTCGGCGCAAAGCGCGGTCGCCGGGGCTGAGGCTCTGTTAGCCGGGGAGCGATTTGCCTATGCATTATCGCGCCCGCCGGGCCATCACGCGGGCATCGACTCCGCCGGTGGCTTTTGCTTTCTCAATAATGCCGCCATTGCCGCGCAGCACCTCACCTCGCGCTATCCGCGCATCGTGGTGTTAGACCCCGATATGCATCACGGGCAGGGGATTCAGGAGATTTTCTACCAGCGCGACGACGTGCTGTATATCTCGATCCATGGTGATACCACCAACTTTTACCCGGCGGTAACCGGCTTTGAAGACGAGCGCGGGCAGGGCGCTGGGCTGGGCTATAACCTCAACCTGCCAATGCCCCACGGCTCAGAAGAAGCGGTGTTCTTTGACCGCATGGAGGAAGCCTGCCAGGCCATCCGCCTATTCGAGCCGGACGCCATCGTGCTGGCGCTGGGGTTTGATATCTACGAGCGCGATCCCCAGGCCAAAGTGTCTGTCTCCACGCCAGGATTTGGTGAGCTGGGCCGCCGGGTCGCGGGCCTCAACGTACCCACGCTGGTGGTCCAGGAAGGCGGCTACTACCTGGAAGGGCTGGAGGCCAATGCAGTGAGTTTCTTTGAGGGGCTGCTAACCAATAGGTAATCAGTAAGACAAGCCATCAAGGTGTCTGGCAAAATGGCTGCTTTCAGCGATCAGCAAAACGATCCGGATCGCCCTTGAAGTCGTCATTGAAAGGACACGGCATGGCCCACCTGCTACGCATCGTGATGATTCACGGCCACCTGGAAGGGGTGGTTGAACTGAGTGTGGACGGTCACACCAATATTTGCGGCACCAACGCCTCCGGTAAAACCACGCTACAGCGTCTGGTACCGGTGTTCTACGGCGAATTACCCAACAAGGTCGTGCCCAAGACGCGCATGAAGTTCGATGCATTCTACCTGCCCCACCGCAACAGCTACCTGGTGTACGAGTACCGCCGCGAAGCGGGCAATATCTGCCAGGCAGTGCTGACCCGCAAGGCAGAGGGCGGGGTGGAGTACCGTTTTGTCGGCGCGCCCTACCAGCCGGAAGACTATCTGGTGGAGAGCGATGCAGGCGTGGCGGCGCTGGATTACACCCAGTGGGCCAGCGGCCTGCGGCGCAACGGCACGCCGGTCTCGCCCAAGCTGGGCGCGACCTCTGAATTCCGCTCGGTGATCCAGAACGACTTTACCCAACTGCACGGCAACAGCCGCGACGGCCTGAAGCTGCGCCAGATCGCGGCGCAGTTCAGCTTGGTTAAACCCGAGCGGCGCATCCGTCATATCGAAAAGCTGGTCTCGGCGGTGCACGCCAAAGAGGGCAAGATGGACACCCTCAAAACCATGCTGGCGGCGATTTTCGAAGAGGACGGCGTTGAACTGCCGGTCACCCGCATTCGCAACACCAAGGCGCGGGAGTGGATTGCCCAAATGCGCCAATCCATGCGCCTGGAACCGCTGCAGGCCTCGCTGGCCCGGCTCGCCGGTATCGACCGTGAACTCGCTGATCTGGATGCCACGCTGTGGCAACTGAAGCCCCAACTGGAAGATGACCGCCAGCGGGCCGAGCGCCAAATGGCCGATCTGGATGCCGAACTGGCCCGCCACCAGCGAGAATTCCAGCAGCGGGAGAGTGACTATAGTGAGGCGCGGGATAAGCTGAACGACCGCCACAGCGAAGTGGTCAGCGATTTACAGCAGACCCAGCGCCGCCTCAACGACCTGCAAACCCAGTACGAGCAATACGCTGATGCGGATATGCCTGCCCTGGAGCGCGACATCAACGCGCTGCCCCAGTGGCGGGATCAGTACGAAGAGCTAAAGAAACATTTGCAGCTTCTTCAGGATAAGTTCAAGGAAAGCCAGGCGCGCCTGGACGGTCGGCTGCGCGAGCTTTCCGAGGCGCTGGCCCGCCAGACCCGTGAGTCCCAGGAACTGATCGATGCTCTGGTCGAAGAGAAAGCCCTGCGCCGTGAACAGCAGTGGGCGTCCGAACAGCAGCTCAACGAACGCTACCAACAGGAGCGCCAACGCCTGGAGGGCGAGTATCAGGCGCAGCTGGAACTCGGCGTCGAGCAGCTAGCCGAACTGAAAGCGCAGCTCTCGCTTTCGACCCAGACCGCCGAAGAGGCTTCCGAGGCGGAGCTTGCCCAGGCGCGCCTTGATCAGGCCCAGCAGGAGCGCAACGCATCGGCTGCTACCCTGGATGGCCTGCGCCGGGAGTTTGAAAGCCGCAAACGCGAGCGCGACAGTGCCGAACAGCAGCTGGTGCAGCTTCGCCAGCAGTTGGAGCGCGCCGAGCAGCGCTGCTACGCACTCTATCAACAGCGCGACCCGGAGCAGGGCAGCCTGCGCCACTTTCTGCGCTACCACCGCCCCGGCTGGGAGCAGCAGTTAGGTAAGGTGATTGCGCCGGAACTACTGGAACGGCGAGACCTTGCCCCGCAGCTGGCGGAAGGCGCAAGCGATGACTTGTTCGGGCTGGCGCTGGATCTTTCCGCCATTGCCCTGCCGGATTACGCCCAGGATGAAGCCAGCCTGCTGGCTGCTATCGAAGAAGCGGACACCGCCAAACGGCGGGTGCAAACGGAGAGCCAGGCCGCCGAGAAATCGCTCAAACAGCATAACGAGCGGGTGCAGCAGGCCGATGAAGCCCAGGATCAGGGCCGCATGGCCCACAAGCGCGCCGAGCAGGAAGTCGAGTTTGCGATAGAGGCCCGCCGCCAGCAGCAGGAGCGCCACACCAAGCGCCAGCAGGAGCGCCGCGCCGCGCATCAAACTGCATTAGCCCGCCAGGAGCAGGCGCAAACCGAGCTGCGCGAAGAGAAGCAGCAGGCGCTCGCCGCCCTCAGCGAGACCCACCAAAGCCAGTTGCTGGAGCTAAAAGCCGACGGCCAGAGCCAGGTGGATAGCCTGGAGGCCCAGCTGCGCCAGTATAAGCAGCAGTTGAGCGATGCCAATGCCGAACACCAGCGCCAGCGCGAGGAACTGGAAGAGGCCTTTAGCCAGGAGCTGGCCGAGCAGGGCGTCGACCCCGCCAAGCTAAAAGAGACCAAGGCGCGGCTGGCCAGCCAGGATGAACGCATCCGCGTCACCGCCGCCCGCCAGGATGAACTCACCGAATACACCCGCTTTATGCGTGTGGAGTGGGGGCAGCACAAGCCGCAGCTGGTCGCCCAAGAGGCAGAGCTGGAGCAGGCGGAGCAAAAGCTGCAGCGCGATAAAGAGCACCTGAAAAACGACTTTCAGGCAGCGCGTAAAACCCACCAAAGCACGGTCAGCACGCTGAAAACCCAGCGGGAGAGCGAATACGCCTGCCTGGAAGCCCTGAAGCCGCTACTCACCCAACTGGAAAGCTTGGCGATTGAGCCCGACGGCCAGGTGCCCGGCACGCCACTGGGCGATGTGGACGAGCGCATCGAGCGCGCCCGCCAGGCGCTGGGTAATCGCCACCAGCTCATCGAGCAGCTGCGCCGTGGCTGCCTGGAAGTCGAAAGCCAACTGATCAAGGACGCCAGCAGCGGCTTCGCCGAAGCGCTGGAGAGCGAACGCAGCAAGCTGCAAAGCGACAACCCGCGCCTACAGCTGCCGCTACTGCGCGACATGCTCAAACTGCTCGAAGATCAACAGCAGCAGCTGATTCAGGAAGGCCGCAACCTAAGCGACGACCTGGATAAGTTCTTCACCGTGTTCCGCGATCTGAACCGCCGCATCAGCGCCCAGAGCCGCCGGCTCTCTGAAGAGGTCGCCGATGACCTGCGCTTGGAAGGCATCACCAAGGCCGAAGTGCGCATCCAGTCCACCATCGATGAACTGGGCTTCTGGGAGCCGCTGAAGCTGTTCGCCCAGCGCTATAAAGAGTGGCGCGAATCCGGCCAGACGCTGCCCAGCGACGACTACCTCAACGCCCTGGCGGACGTGGTCGATTTGCTGCGCAGCGACCAGCAGTACAGCTTCGAAAGCCTGCTACGCCTGGAGCTGCACCTGAACGAAGGCGGCACCGATTTGGTGATCAAAAACGACCGCCAGCTGCTGGAGTCCTCCAGCCACGGCATGGCGTATCTGATTCTGTGCAAGTTCCTGCTCGCCTTTACCCGCCTGCTGCGCGGCGATGCGGAAATCGCCATTCACTGGCCCATCGATGAGATTGGCACCCTGGCGTACCACAACGTCGAAAAACTGTTCGACGCCTGCGACAGCAACCGCATTCATATCGTCGGCGCGTTCCCCAACCCCGAGTCCGATGTGTTGCTGCTGTTCGCCAACCGCTACCTGATCGACCGCGATGAGGCCAACCCCAACAAGCGGGTGTTAAAACGCATCGAACCACGGCTAAGCCGCCTGGCCGAGCGGCTCCAGGAACGTCAGCAGGAGGTGACGGTATGATCGAACATGGCCCACTGCTAGAGCGCCTGCTGGCCGGTGAGTTTGTCTGCCCGATCAGCGATGAGAGCGGCTATCGTCATCTCACCAATGAAGAGACCCGGGAAGAGATCGATACCTACCTGCGGCCGCTTAACCGCCGTTTGGCCAGCAATGAAGAGGGCAGCGTCTATTTCCTGGCCTGGCGACAGCTCAATGACAACGCCCGCGATCAACTGTCACGTCAGCTTGGCGATACCCTCAATAGCCTGCTGCCGCTGCTGGAGTGGCTGCAGCTGGTACAAGAAGCGCTGGGCCGGGATACCCTGGCCGCCCCCGGCGATGTGCTCAAACCTGCCGAGTTCAGCGCCAAGTGCGAAGACAACCAAAGCCTGCGCGAACGCCTGGAGCGCCTGGCCACCGACAGCTTTTTTGGCTCGCAAAGTGACCAGCTCGATGCCCAGGTAAAGCAGGTCTTCAAGCGCCTGAAAGAGCACGGCTATCTGCTCCAGCCCCATTCAGAGCGGCAGGTATTCGTGGTTACCGGCAAGATCGACTACCTGGTGGATCTGGTGCGCTTTATTCGCGACGAAGAGAACCTGCCCATTGAAGAGGGTAGCGAAGAGGGCTCCGGT is part of the Halomonas alkaliantarctica genome and harbors:
- a CDS encoding FAD-binding oxidoreductase, with protein sequence MQITLEALRAIVGPPNVLTGDDVRSRRVDWMTGAPCQAGAIVRPADTDQVAAVMQACYAVQQPVVTHGGLTGLVHGAEASPDELVISLERLTAIEEIDQVGGTLTVQAGAPLQRVQEAAKEVGLQFPLDLGARGSCTIGGNIATNAGGVRVIRYGMMRQQVLGLEAVMADGRVVSSMNRMLKNNAGFDLKQLFIGSEGTLGIVTRAVLRLQPPTPSEQTAMVACPSFEALTGLLSHMGKALGGSLGAFEVMWQNHYRLLTETLGRHIPPMATEHPFYVIIDSLGSDAERNATQFSEALESALESELIVDAVIAQSTTQRDGLWAIREDIEGLIKGLAPLFTFDVSLPIADMQRYTDALEAHLTQRWPEARLVVFGHLGDGNLHISVSVGSADVEVRRDVEAMVYQPLAALGGSVSAEHGIGLEKRPWLSTCRSSAEIELMRTLKLALDPLNLLNRSKVLQETF
- a CDS encoding ABC transporter ATP-binding protein, with amino-acid sequence MPITENQSADTVLSIRDLNIALPKGADRALAVEDVSYEVKRGEIMCVVGESGSGKSMAANAVMGLLPKGVNATHGEILFEGQDLLALSEKQHRALRGLKIGMIFQEPMTALNPLMRVGAQIAEVFEAHGQFNAKERQARALELLIEVGIPQPEKAIRAYPFELSGGQRQRVMIAMALALEPILLIADEPTTALDVTTQAQILELIRDLQQRRGMSVMFITHDFGVVAEIATRVCVMRHGKIVELGDAKPVLENPQDAYTQALIAAIPSNAVPPHRETSQVAPLLEIKQLNKVFRSRGGWLKPAREVHALNDVSLTLARGETVGIVGESGSGKSTLGRCVVRLEHPDSGELLLDGVNLSQLKGDALRRERHRVQMIFQDPYASLNPRTKVGMAIAQGPIANGTPKAAALKQAGELLDMVGLGASAVERFPHEFSGGQRQRIGIARALALNPELIVADEAVSALDVSIQAQVLELLEELKQRLSLSLLFITHDLRVAAHICDRIVVMQHGRIVEQGSAEQIFLAPKETYTQDLLKAIPGREAPVAATA
- a CDS encoding ABC transporter permease — its product is MSFFARFAQNRGALVGLIILLVIIAMAILAPLLFPESPWRMVQRPFLPPLSQDGFPLGTDTMGRNVASGLMHGAWVSLLIGLVSTSVALLIGVPLGAIAGYYGGIIDDVLMRFTEFFQTIPNFALAIVLVAIMQPSITSIVLAIAIVSWPPVARLVRAEFMSLRNREYVEAARLVGQSNTTIILRQILPNTLSPIIVLASLMVATAILLESALSFLGLGDPNVMSWGYMIGAARTVIRQAWWLSFFPGVAILLTVLALNLVGEGLDDALNPKLSRER
- a CDS encoding ABC transporter permease, translated to MVYARLIAMRLFKAVIVLFLIVIFNFLLIQMAPGDPAAILAGQAGAADQEFLNQLRERFGLDQPMYVQLWRYVSGIAMLDFGYSYRLGVPVFDLIMDRLPATLLLTGTAFVLSLVLGIVAGSMAAARVKKPSGSIIMALALVFYATPLFWVALMSVVVFSVYLGWLPAYGLYTVGADHTGFALMLDVAQHLVLPATTLALFFMAIYTRMTRTSMLDAAQQDYVKTARAKGLKPSIIQRRHVLRNALLPIITLAGLQAGQMVGGAILTETVFAWPGIGRLMFEALEQRDYNLLLGIFFFSAALVIVFNIITDLVYSLADPRIKKGAA
- a CDS encoding ABC transporter substrate-binding protein; amino-acid sequence: MKKPLALAISAAALAFTSAALADDPKEGGVVNTIIQPEPPGLVLGMVQNAPTRTVAGNIYEGLLRYTTDLEPMPQLAESWDVSDDGRTYTFHLREGVTWHDGEPFTADDVVFSADVFHRELNPSARAVLQHVESIEATDDHTVVFTLKQPFGPFLLSFEAGTFTMVPEHLYAGTDFRNNEHNDHPIGTGPFKFDNWERGTVIELVKNEEYYEDGLPYLDGVNWHVIPDGASRAVAFENGTIDVLPSGTVENFDIPRLAEMDNVCMTEEGHEYFSPFAMLWMNNREGPTADKRFRQAVMYAMDREFAKNVLWNGLGNVPLSAFGSNARFQNDDLEPYDYNPDRARELLDEMGYDGEEITILPLPYGETWTRWAEAVQQNLREVGINVETQATDVGGWNQRLGDWDYDLAFTYLYQYGDPALGISRTYLSDNIAKGSPWNNVEGYENERVDELFNEAATAFPDAEREKLYGEVQEILHEDVPVGWLMELGFPTLYRCDVQNLVTSGVGVNDGFKDAWLDR
- a CDS encoding GntR family transcriptional regulator: MALPTAAPRAFIQQQNLVEQVADFLTQAIIQQHFLPGERLSEVQLSRDLGVSRAPVREAARLLESRGLLISKPRRGFFVRALNAVELEDVFDLRLCLERHAIQRLAERYTPDAQRALKQQVEVLCEAAASNDGTRRIEEDLQFHRLMLHYAGNERLLRAFDDLTHELRLCITLITKTHEAPDTIATSHFKLLDALDSGSPDACREAIDYHIGVARKFVVKGVGETGDGSDEG
- a CDS encoding histone deacetylase family protein; the encoded protein is MKTFFHADQLLHQPQTYFSRGKMRIPQEVPERATQLLAAAKRLGFDVQAPIEYGVAPLRAVHSLAYLRFLESAHRRWHALGEDWGEEVISNIFVRSPNALRGILAEAGRYLADGSAPVGQNTWQAAYWSAQSAVAGAEALLAGERFAYALSRPPGHHAGIDSAGGFCFLNNAAIAAQHLTSRYPRIVVLDPDMHHGQGIQEIFYQRDDVLYISIHGDTTNFYPAVTGFEDERGQGAGLGYNLNLPMPHGSEEAVFFDRMEEACQAIRLFEPDAIVLALGFDIYERDPQAKVSVSTPGFGELGRRVAGLNVPTLVVQEGGYYLEGLEANAVSFFEGLLTNR